The following proteins come from a genomic window of Gynuella sunshinyii YC6258:
- a CDS encoding two-component system response regulator produces MLFSASRENRVNLLLVDDEPANLLILEEALKGFGNIITTIYSSEVEELAERYQPAVVLLDIEMPVIDGFEVCRRLKKNPLTQDSAVIFITSHSESEFEYHSLSQGGIDFISKPVDMQLCQLRVKNQIMLQQHARALKEAKEELNDLVSHLPVFISFWSNDWENLFCNDFNGQWFGMDADTMVGQDAARVLPRPLLRRILHELTHESNDAVVFTVHLPDINNDIEDIQVYLSTKHKDNQLAGFLLTLVDVTEINRTKRSLFLEKEHLKVTLNSIGDAVIATDVNAVITFMNPIAERMTGWMSRKAIGRDITEVMNLKNAYTQQNSINPLILAIQEKRIVAMALNSQLTSIDGVVYRVEDSAAPIFNEKSEVIGGIIVFHDVSETVAMAVKMSYLANHDQLTDLPNRILLHDRIVQACQIAESHATMVALFLIDIDHFKYLNDSLGHHYGDVLIKQVARRLQAVTDAGATLARTGGDEFVLVVPDLESPGIIDTIANEIIHCMQQPFVVNQREYTLTVSIGISVNPTDARSESGMMRHADVAMYRAKQHGRNGYCFFSHDLETDLLKRHELELQLRETLEHDRLEVHFQPQYNLRTRQIVGAEALVRMRDKHGQLISPLQFIPLAEETGLINQLGLQVLNKSCLAAKKWADMNHGIRVSVNVAAKQFANVNFWDEVATALEGAQLPSRLLELELTESALMHDFDKTRGTLEQLSELGLSIAIDDFGTGYSSLSYLKAFPINVLKIDQSFVKDMLNDKQSENIVKTIIHLANSLDLKLIGEGIEYEQQQRLLLDMGCEVGQGYLFSKPISESQMTELLTR; encoded by the coding sequence ATGTTGTTTTCAGCATCCAGAGAAAACCGTGTCAACCTGCTGCTGGTTGATGACGAGCCCGCCAACCTGTTGATTCTGGAAGAAGCGCTAAAGGGGTTTGGTAACATCATAACCACTATATACAGCAGTGAAGTCGAGGAGCTGGCCGAACGCTATCAGCCCGCAGTCGTACTGCTGGATATCGAAATGCCGGTTATCGATGGCTTTGAGGTATGCCGGAGACTCAAGAAAAACCCGCTCACTCAGGATTCGGCCGTAATTTTCATTACCTCTCATAGTGAATCAGAATTCGAGTACCACTCGCTGTCACAGGGCGGTATAGACTTTATCAGCAAGCCGGTGGATATGCAGTTGTGTCAATTGCGGGTGAAAAATCAGATCATGCTGCAACAACACGCCAGAGCGTTGAAAGAGGCGAAAGAAGAACTCAATGATCTGGTGTCCCATTTGCCGGTGTTTATCTCCTTTTGGTCGAATGACTGGGAAAACCTGTTCTGCAACGACTTTAACGGCCAATGGTTTGGTATGGACGCCGATACCATGGTCGGGCAGGACGCCGCCAGAGTGTTACCACGGCCTCTGCTGCGCAGGATTCTGCACGAACTGACCCACGAATCCAACGATGCCGTCGTGTTCACTGTTCACCTGCCTGACATCAACAACGACATAGAAGACATTCAGGTTTATCTGTCGACCAAACATAAAGATAACCAATTGGCGGGATTTCTGTTAACACTGGTGGATGTCACCGAAATCAATCGCACCAAACGCAGTTTGTTTCTGGAAAAAGAACACCTCAAAGTCACCCTTAACTCCATTGGTGATGCTGTCATCGCCACTGATGTCAATGCCGTGATCACGTTCATGAACCCCATCGCCGAGCGCATGACCGGCTGGATGTCCCGCAAAGCGATTGGTCGTGATATCACCGAAGTCATGAATCTTAAAAATGCCTATACCCAGCAGAACAGCATAAATCCGTTGATATTGGCGATTCAGGAAAAACGCATTGTTGCCATGGCACTGAACAGCCAGTTGACCAGTATTGATGGGGTGGTGTACCGGGTGGAGGATTCGGCAGCACCCATTTTCAATGAAAAAAGTGAGGTGATTGGCGGCATTATCGTGTTTCACGATGTTAGTGAAACGGTTGCCATGGCAGTGAAGATGAGTTATCTGGCAAACCATGATCAGCTGACCGATCTGCCCAATCGGATTTTACTGCATGACCGGATCGTACAGGCCTGTCAGATTGCAGAATCCCATGCCACCATGGTGGCGCTGTTTCTGATTGATATCGATCATTTCAAATACCTGAATGATTCCCTGGGCCATCATTATGGTGACGTACTGATCAAGCAGGTGGCCAGGCGTTTGCAGGCCGTTACCGACGCCGGAGCCACGCTGGCCCGTACCGGGGGTGATGAGTTTGTCCTGGTGGTGCCGGATCTCGAATCGCCCGGCATCATCGATACCATTGCCAACGAGATTATTCATTGCATGCAGCAGCCGTTTGTCGTGAATCAGCGTGAATATACCTTAACCGTCAGCATTGGCATCAGCGTTAACCCAACCGATGCACGCTCAGAAAGCGGCATGATGCGACATGCCGACGTTGCCATGTATCGGGCCAAGCAACATGGCCGTAATGGTTACTGTTTCTTTTCCCACGATCTCGAAACCGATCTGCTGAAGCGGCATGAACTGGAACTGCAACTGCGGGAAACCCTGGAGCACGACCGTCTGGAAGTGCATTTTCAGCCTCAATACAACCTCCGTACCCGGCAGATCGTGGGCGCCGAGGCGCTGGTGCGTATGCGCGATAAGCATGGTCAGCTGATTTCGCCATTGCAGTTTATTCCGCTGGCCGAAGAAACCGGGCTGATTAACCAGCTGGGTTTGCAGGTACTGAACAAAAGCTGCCTGGCGGCTAAAAAATGGGCAGATATGAACCATGGCATCCGGGTCTCCGTCAACGTCGCCGCCAAGCAGTTTGCCAATGTCAACTTCTGGGACGAAGTAGCCACCGCACTCGAAGGTGCCCAGCTGCCCAGCAGGCTGTTGGAGCTGGAACTCACCGAGAGCGCCCTGATGCACGACTTTGACAAAACCAGAGGCACTCTCGAACAACTCTCTGAACTTGGCCTCTCCATTGCTATCGACGACTTTGGCACCGGCTATTCCAGCCTCTCATATCTGAAAGCCTTTCCGATCAACGTACTCAAGATCGACCAGTCATTCGTCAAGGACATGCTCAACGACAAACAGAGCGAAAACATCGTCAAAACCATCATCCACCTCGCCAACTCACTGGATCTGAAACTGATCGGCGAGGGGATCGAGTATGAACAGCAGCAACGCCTGTTACTGGATATGGGATGTGAAGTCGGGCAGGGGTATCTGTTCAGCAAACCGATCAGCGAATCGCAAATGACCGAACTATTGACGAGATGA
- a CDS encoding HEPN domain-containing protein, translating to MKTTLEHLPSDKQRQLHRAVAIIVETVKPELLILFGSYARGDWVDHLEDDGVHYRYQSDMDFLLITKNRVLARKVEFKDSLNNRLRREVRTPVSVIAEDIHFVNARLSKGQYFFADIYHEGILLHDSGKFELVAPKELSRAERKIEAQGYFDHWLNLTEEKMRIYQFAIESEMLNEAAFSLHQVAERLYSMILLVFTHYKPKSHDLEKLRTLTGSLQPELLSVFPQTTPHECACFELLCQAYIDSRYNPDYRISIEQLNWLAERVAHLQTLAEKYCQDKIDQFNA from the coding sequence ATGAAAACGACCCTTGAACATCTCCCCAGCGACAAACAACGGCAACTGCATCGGGCCGTGGCCATTATTGTCGAGACCGTAAAACCGGAACTGCTCATCCTGTTCGGCAGCTATGCCCGTGGTGATTGGGTGGATCACCTTGAAGACGACGGCGTGCATTATCGCTATCAAAGCGATATGGATTTTCTGCTGATCACCAAAAACAGAGTTCTGGCCCGCAAGGTAGAGTTCAAGGATTCCCTGAACAACCGCCTGCGCCGGGAAGTGCGAACCCCGGTCAGTGTGATTGCCGAAGACATTCATTTTGTGAATGCCCGGCTGAGCAAAGGTCAATACTTTTTCGCCGACATCTACCACGAAGGTATTCTGCTGCACGACAGCGGCAAGTTCGAACTGGTGGCACCCAAAGAACTCTCCCGTGCAGAACGGAAAATAGAGGCTCAGGGGTATTTTGATCATTGGCTTAACTTAACAGAAGAGAAGATGAGGATTTACCAGTTTGCAATTGAAAGCGAAATGCTCAACGAAGCTGCTTTTTCGTTACATCAAGTTGCAGAACGCCTCTATTCCATGATCCTCCTGGTATTCACCCATTACAAACCCAAAAGTCACGACCTCGAAAAACTACGCACCCTGACCGGCAGTTTGCAACCCGAACTGCTATCAGTATTTCCGCAAACCACACCCCACGAATGCGCCTGTTTCGAACTCTTATGTCAGGCTTATATCGATTCCCGTTACAACCCCGACTATCGCATCAGTATCGAACAACTGAACTGGCTGGCAGAACGGGTCGCCCATTTACAGACCCTGGCTGAAAAATACTGCCAGGACAAAATTGATCAGTTCAACGCTTGA